In Selenomonas sp. TAMA-11512, a genomic segment contains:
- the hxlB gene encoding 6-phospho-3-hexuloisomerase: protein MPNSLILLYKKEERRISYAEKKQIILSELDTALSGINADDAEFLAEALCGGGKVFVIGVGRVMLMLQAFAKRMNHLGIPANYVGAIDEPAITEGDVLLVGSGSGETAVPVAIAKIAQRYEAKVIHIGANPRSTMTEYENVFIRIPCATKLSLPNEVASQQIMSSLFEQSLLLFLDAVAMMVAEKKGIRDLHTLWRYHANLE, encoded by the coding sequence ATGCCGAATTCTTTGATTCTACTGTACAAAAAGGAGGAGAGGAGGATTTCATACGCGGAAAAGAAACAGATTATCCTATCCGAGCTGGATACGGCGCTCAGCGGCATTAACGCGGACGATGCGGAGTTCTTGGCCGAGGCGCTCTGCGGCGGAGGCAAGGTCTTCGTCATCGGTGTCGGACGCGTGATGCTGATGCTGCAGGCGTTCGCAAAGAGGATGAACCATCTCGGCATTCCAGCAAACTATGTGGGGGCGATCGATGAGCCCGCCATCACGGAGGGCGATGTGCTCCTCGTCGGCTCCGGATCGGGCGAGACCGCCGTGCCGGTCGCCATCGCAAAGATCGCACAGCGATACGAGGCGAAGGTCATCCACATCGGGGCAAATCCGCGGAGCACGATGACGGAATACGAGAATGTATTCATTCGTATTCCGTGTGCGACAAAGCTGTCCCTGCCAAACGAGGTCGCATCGCAGCAGATCATGAGCAGCCTGTTCGAGCAGAGCCTGCTGCTGTTCCTCGACGCGGTCGCCATGATGGTTGCCGAAAAGAAGGGTATCCGCGACCTTCATACGCTGTGGAGGTATCATGCAAATTTGGAATAA
- a CDS encoding zinc-binding dehydrogenase, with product MKVAVFTGLHKIELQDLPKPMLMPGRLLVKVEASAICTWEQRAYTGVNKIPYPFVGGHEVAGRIEALGEGVNKEEWHIGDKVVIGEPLACRSCTTCKSGHPETCEHFDHRAPIDWMPGYHGMGGLSEYMAVRPESLFHYDGVPAVEAALTEPVTCVVHSVETANIALGDTVVVIGAGIMGQLHMMLAGLRGARVIISDPDERRLALAKDLGADFTVNPQKEDLVTRVKEIMEGNMADIVFDVTAAPALVQEAMRCVRPLGKVLFYSSIHPTETVPFDPNWVHSKSIQLLGTANSNDSDFIRAARLLSNGTLSTKPFVSAVYPKEQIKEAFEAAVAGDKYRVVVTF from the coding sequence ATGAAGGTGGCGGTCTTTACCGGACTCCACAAAATCGAGCTTCAGGATTTGCCGAAGCCAATGCTCATGCCGGGTCGTCTACTCGTCAAAGTGGAAGCCTCGGCAATTTGTACTTGGGAGCAGCGCGCTTACACAGGAGTGAACAAGATTCCATATCCTTTTGTCGGCGGGCACGAGGTTGCAGGGCGCATCGAGGCACTGGGGGAGGGCGTGAACAAGGAGGAGTGGCACATCGGTGATAAGGTCGTCATCGGTGAGCCGCTCGCCTGCCGCAGCTGCACGACCTGCAAGAGCGGTCACCCCGAAACATGTGAGCATTTCGACCATCGCGCGCCGATCGATTGGATGCCGGGGTATCACGGCATGGGAGGTCTCAGCGAGTATATGGCAGTTCGCCCGGAGAGCTTGTTTCACTACGATGGCGTGCCCGCAGTCGAGGCTGCGCTGACGGAGCCTGTCACCTGTGTCGTGCACAGTGTCGAAACAGCGAATATTGCACTGGGGGATACGGTGGTCGTCATTGGTGCCGGGATCATGGGTCAGCTCCACATGATGCTTGCCGGCTTACGTGGAGCACGGGTGATCATCTCTGATCCCGATGAAAGGAGGCTTGCCTTGGCAAAGGACTTGGGCGCGGATTTCACAGTCAATCCTCAAAAGGAAGATCTCGTAACACGCGTCAAGGAAATCATGGAGGGCAACATGGCGGACATTGTTTTTGATGTGACGGCCGCGCCCGCCTTGGTGCAGGAAGCTATGCGCTGCGTCAGGCCGCTCGGCAAAGTCCTTTTCTATTCCTCGATTCACCCGACGGAGACAGTACCGTTCGACCCCAATTGGGTGCACAGCAAGTCCATTCAGCTGCTCGGCACGGCAAACTCCAACGACAGCGATTTTATCCGCGCCGCACGCTTGCTCTCGAACGGTACACTCTCGACAAAGCCTTTCGTGAGTGCGGTTTATCCAAAGGAACAAATCAAGGAGGCTTTCGAGGCGGCTGTTGCAGGAGATAAGTACCGCGTCGTCGTCACGTTCTAG
- a CDS encoding sigma 54-interacting transcriptional regulator, protein MSKQTDRRQRILSFIETHMPPDGYDASYIAEFLGLDRANTSRELNALSRDGLLVRIAGRPVRFRIETHPAAALNTLSAEEPPDAEPGTDPEEQALPAAESMLEASEAPLSIFSRMIGYDQSLKMPIQQAKAAVLYPPHGLHTLIVGATGGGKTTLAKVMYLYAKEMHRLDSDAPYVIFNCADYAKNPQLLLSHLFGHKKGAFTGANEEREGIVEKADGGILFLDEIHRLPPEGQEMLFSLIDRGEYYRLGDTEHIRSADILILAATTEQPNTAILKTLLRRIPNVIKMPDLKERSLEERYYLIKSFFQKEAKNMALSFSVSAEIIKFFMSYDCPGNIGQLENDIKLVCANAFVNYIVGNERDLFIGLSHLPPPYLADFDMLTEGRGLLDSFFYDGRAEDLFFSPDQPLSPPLNESEDLNIYQLMENHSKKYFADGLSQKTIKKIFNNQIVEQFQYVSSKSGKRPVGADESAFLKIISADIYEPMKAAISTLKEDFDVTLPPQVFHGLVLHVETMVERVRRGRAIPVPESSDAELFDNKYYQAAQYLVRVLEDHLNLTLPVQEAIFISLYLQTLDLTVNDKHVGILLLSHGYHAAVDMAVVANRLLDVDHAHGLCMPLEEKVSQALARATQFVQKIDEGKGVLILADMGSLHTFGGLITKATGIKTHTIRMVNLPLAIEATRKALLPAMTLENLVEELDKETCIAASHEEITQKKDLLYSSKRIFRLVEGTLIFLDSKKAIPLLEKIFLGILSDLGIEQTPNLYIKFIFHTACMLERAIRNDPLVYENLQELQMTHRSLYQTIASAFDVAERTYGIEISEGELCYITEIFAYEMARASQ, encoded by the coding sequence ATGTCCAAGCAGACAGATCGGCGGCAACGTATTCTGTCGTTCATAGAGACCCATATGCCCCCGGACGGCTATGATGCCTCCTATATTGCGGAGTTCCTCGGGCTGGATCGCGCCAATACGAGTCGAGAGCTGAATGCGCTGAGCCGCGACGGTCTCCTCGTGCGGATTGCGGGACGACCTGTTCGCTTCCGCATCGAGACGCACCCTGCAGCTGCGCTCAATACTCTGTCCGCAGAAGAACCGCCAGATGCGGAGCCTGGAACAGATCCCGAAGAGCAGGCGCTCCCTGCGGCAGAGAGCATGCTGGAAGCGTCCGAGGCACCGCTGTCAATCTTTTCCCGCATGATCGGCTATGACCAGAGTTTGAAGATGCCCATACAGCAGGCAAAAGCTGCCGTCCTCTATCCGCCGCACGGCCTCCACACGCTGATCGTAGGTGCAACAGGCGGCGGTAAAACCACGCTTGCCAAGGTGATGTATCTCTACGCAAAAGAAATGCATCGCCTGGACAGCGATGCACCCTACGTCATATTCAACTGCGCCGATTACGCAAAAAACCCGCAGCTGCTCCTGTCACATCTCTTCGGACATAAGAAGGGCGCCTTTACCGGCGCGAACGAAGAACGGGAGGGCATTGTCGAGAAGGCGGACGGCGGCATCCTCTTTCTCGATGAGATCCATCGCCTCCCGCCCGAGGGGCAGGAGATGCTCTTCTCTCTCATCGACCGAGGCGAGTACTATCGGCTCGGGGATACGGAACACATCCGCAGTGCGGACATCCTAATCCTTGCCGCCACGACGGAACAGCCGAATACGGCGATCCTGAAGACACTTTTGCGGCGCATTCCCAACGTCATTAAGATGCCGGATCTGAAGGAGCGCTCACTCGAGGAGCGCTACTATCTGATCAAATCGTTCTTCCAAAAGGAAGCGAAGAATATGGCGCTGTCCTTTTCTGTCTCGGCTGAAATCATCAAATTCTTCATGAGCTACGACTGCCCCGGCAACATCGGCCAGCTTGAGAACGACATCAAACTCGTCTGTGCAAATGCCTTCGTTAATTATATTGTAGGCAACGAGAGAGATCTCTTCATCGGTCTCTCGCACCTCCCTCCGCCGTACCTTGCCGATTTCGACATGCTGACCGAAGGCCGCGGGCTGCTGGACTCCTTTTTCTACGACGGTCGGGCGGAGGATCTGTTTTTCTCCCCCGATCAGCCGCTCTCTCCACCGCTGAACGAGTCGGAAGATCTCAATATATATCAGCTCATGGAGAATCATTCGAAAAAATACTTTGCGGACGGGCTCTCACAGAAGACGATCAAGAAAATCTTCAACAACCAGATTGTCGAACAGTTCCAATACGTCTCGTCGAAATCGGGAAAACGTCCGGTCGGCGCGGATGAGTCCGCATTTTTAAAAATTATCTCGGCGGATATCTATGAGCCCATGAAGGCGGCAATTAGTACCCTGAAAGAAGATTTCGACGTCACACTGCCGCCGCAGGTGTTCCACGGGCTCGTGCTCCACGTCGAGACGATGGTCGAGCGCGTGCGGCGCGGGCGGGCTATCCCTGTACCGGAGAGCAGCGATGCCGAACTGTTCGACAACAAATACTATCAGGCGGCACAGTACCTCGTCCGTGTTCTTGAGGATCATCTGAATCTCACGCTTCCGGTTCAGGAGGCGATCTTTATCTCACTCTACCTCCAGACGCTCGATCTCACCGTCAACGACAAGCACGTCGGTATCCTCCTGCTGTCGCACGGGTATCACGCAGCGGTCGACATGGCTGTGGTCGCAAACCGGCTGCTCGACGTCGACCACGCGCACGGCCTGTGCATGCCGCTCGAGGAAAAGGTGAGTCAAGCGCTTGCGCGTGCGACACAGTTCGTTCAAAAGATCGATGAGGGCAAGGGTGTCCTTATCCTTGCGGATATGGGTTCCCTGCATACGTTTGGCGGTCTCATCACGAAGGCGACAGGGATCAAGACACATACCATACGCATGGTCAACCTCCCCCTCGCTATCGAGGCGACGCGCAAGGCGCTTCTTCCGGCGATGACGCTTGAAAATCTGGTCGAGGAACTGGATAAGGAGACGTGCATCGCTGCATCACACGAAGAAATCACACAGAAGAAAGACCTCCTCTACTCGTCCAAACGCATCTTTCGGCTTGTAGAGGGAACGTTGATCTTCCTGGATTCGAAAAAGGCGATTCCTCTGCTCGAAAAAATCTTTCTGGGGATTCTGTCAGACCTCGGAATCGAGCAGACGCCAAACCTCTATATCAAGTTCATCTTTCACACGGCCTGTATGCTCGAGCGAGCCATACGGAACGATCCGCTGGTGTACGAAAATCTGCAGGAACTTCAGATGACGCATCGATCTCTCTATCAGACCATTGCCTCCGCCTTCGATGTCGCGGAGCGAACGTACGGCATCGAGATTTCAGAGGGTGAGCTCTGTTATATCACAGAGATTTTTGCCTACGAAATGGCAAGGGCCTCTCAATGA